GTGGTACGTGAGAGCGATGTATGAAACCGGTAATTCATTTTATCTTTCCGACGTTTATGAAGTGGATTTGAGCGGAACAACTACGGCGACGCAAAATTTGGCATTGGCGGCCGCTTCCTTTACTGTTCCCGATGCCGTGTCTGCCACATTTAATTGCGCCAATGCGAAAAAGCTGTCTTTGTCAAACGGAATGGAAGTTTCTATTCCCGCAAACACGATTGTTCCTTCTTCGGTGGATACTTGCGATTCGTCCAATTCGTCCAGCAATATCACGTTAACGGTCACCCCCACGGCGCAAATGTCTTTGCAAGATAATTCGGTGCCGATTGGCGTGGGTTATGAAATTAGCGCGTTGGATTCCAACGGCGCGGAAATCACCGGAACGTTCAGTAATTCCGTGACGATCACGATTCCCTATACGGACGCGCAAATTTTGGCTTCGATGGGAGGAAGTTTGTCCGCGGAATCACTGTTGGGCAACGGTTACTGGGATACGTCTACGTCTACGTGGCGAACCGTCGACGGGCAAGTGTTAGATACGGAAAATAATACTTTAACCATTACCACGGATCACTTCACGCTTTATGGCGTGTTGGCTTCAACCAACCCATCCACGACGCGACAGACTTCGACATCGTCGTCAACTTCGGGTAGTAGTGGCGGCGGATCGGACGGAGGTTCTGTTGTGGAAAAGTTTGTGCGACCCGGACAGAGATTTTCATTGACGGTAACGCCAAGCGTTTTGAAAGGAATAGAATACATCACGGCAAACGTGTTTGGTAAAAAATACACGTTAAAAAAGTCCGGAAAAAAATATTTTGTCGTCCTTACTGCTCCGCAAAAAAGCGCGCGTTATAATGCCGCGATCGTGACGCGTTTCGCTAAATATTCAACTGACGAAAAACGAGTGATGGTGGTGTCGGGTAAGTTGGTTAAAGCAAGCGTGCAACCAAAGTCGACGCCGGTTTTGGACACTATGGCTCCCTTGTCGGCAAAAAAGAACTCGGTGTCAAAGAAAATTTCTTCGTTGTTTAAAAAACAAAGCACTTTCGTTGCCACGCCAAGCCCGTCAAATGGATCTTCGGAAACAGCTGTCACGGAACCGGTGATTGTCGCGCCAATTATTGCGTCGACAAATTCGCCGGAGGCGGAAATAAAGACGGAAAATAAAATTCAATCCGTAAAGGTGCCGTGGTATCGCAAAATATTGCAGTGGTTTTATTGAAAACCGCTTTGTTTATGGATGGGGGGGTAAAAGGGTCAAAACTTGACTTAGTGACGTAAAAAGTATATATTTAGGTTATTATACTAACCTAAATAGCATATATGTCGGTTACTAGACACATTCAAAAGGCGATAGAGGGGGCTTTGTTTCAAGGTAAAATAGTTGTAATTTACGGTGCCAGGCAGGTTGGAAAAACAACCTTAGTGAGAGAGATTATGTCAAAGCATGAGGGGGCTTTGTATTTGAATTGTGATGAACCGGATGTTCGAAATGCTTTAATTGACAAAACCTCTACTGAACTCAAGTCTTTTATCGGTTCCCGAAAACTTGTTGTGATTGACGAAGCGCAACGGGTTAAAAATATCGGGCTGACTCTGAAGCTTATTGTCGATACTTTTCCGGAGATCCAAGTGATTGCCACGGGGTCGTCTTCTTTTGAGTTGTCCGGAAAGATTTCCGAGCCCTTAACCGGTCGAAAAACAGAGTTCTTTCTTTATCCTTTTTCTGTGGAAGAACTATTTCAAATCCATTCTCCGGTCGAGGTTGGCAGATTACTTGAGGAGCAACTTGTTTTTGGGATGTACCCGGGGGTTGTTTTTGCGGGGCCCGATCGTGAAAAAATTGTGAGAGAGTTGGCGACAAGTTATTCTTATAAAGACGTGCTTGCTTATCAGGATATTCGGAACCCGGAACTTTTGGAGAAACTTTTGCAGGCATTGGCGCTTCAGGTTGGCAATGAGGTTTCTTTTTCCGGGCTGGCGCAAATAGTTGGTGCCAATAAGGTTACGGTGGAAAGCTATATTCGGATTTTAGAACAAGCTTATATCATTTTTCGCGTTGGTCCGTTTTCGCGAAATTTACGAAACGAATTGAAGAAGAAACGCAAGATTTATTTTTATGATCTTGGTTTACGGAATGCTTTAATTAATAATCTTAACCCGATTTCACTGCGTTCGGATGTCGGCGCATTGTGGGAAAATTATATGATGAGTGAAAGATTAAAGCGAAACAATAATCATGGGATTTCCGCGAATACATATTTTTGGCGGACCAGTACGGGCAAAGAAATTGATTATATTGAGGACGTGGGTGGTGTTTTGTCCGGTTTTGAGTTTAAGTGGCAAAAAAGTAATTTTACTAAGCCAAAAGAATTTTTAACGGCTTATCCCAACAGTACGATTGAGTTGATAAACAAGGATAATTATTTGGAATTTCTGCGGTAGGGTTTCTGAAATTTGCAAGAGGAGTGGGTTTGTACAATTATTGTGTAGTGCTAAAATATAATTATGATTGTGGATATGTTGTTGAGGGTGTTGGGGGAGAATCCTAGCCAATACACTCAGAGTATTGATAAGTGGATAGCCCTGGAAACAATTATTACTGATAAAATATTTTTTGTTTTACCATACGTGTTGTTTGTCGTTTGTTGGTTGTGGGTAATAAAGGACAAAAGAAATGGAAAAGTTATTTCAAAGAGAAGAATTGTAAAGGTGTTATTTATTAGTGTCTTGTTGTTGTTGGTTGGATTCAGTATTCCTGGAATATATGATGGAATTTTATTGGCCGGTGGAATTGATAGTGCATACTCAATCCCTACGCCGGAAAGTTATGAACCATACGTGGAACCGGATTCAGTTTTAGGTTTTTCTGTTTCTCCAAACGTGACATTTGAAATTATTGATCCTGATGGAAAGATTTTATCGCGTGAGAAGAACGAGCTCGGGGAAGACAACGCCAATTTTGATGATGATCCTTCTGACCCTGACGATATTATTCTCGTTACCATTCGTAA
This window of the bacterium genome carries:
- a CDS encoding ATP-binding protein; this encodes MSVTRHIQKAIEGALFQGKIVVIYGARQVGKTTLVREIMSKHEGALYLNCDEPDVRNALIDKTSTELKSFIGSRKLVVIDEAQRVKNIGLTLKLIVDTFPEIQVIATGSSSFELSGKISEPLTGRKTEFFLYPFSVEELFQIHSPVEVGRLLEEQLVFGMYPGVVFAGPDREKIVRELATSYSYKDVLAYQDIRNPELLEKLLQALALQVGNEVSFSGLAQIVGANKVTVESYIRILEQAYIIFRVGPFSRNLRNELKKKRKIYFYDLGLRNALINNLNPISLRSDVGALWENYMMSERLKRNNNHGISANTYFWRTSTGKEIDYIEDVGGVLSGFEFKWQKSNFTKPKEFLTAYPNSTIELINKDNYLEFLR